The sequence AGCATGGCGAGACCTTGTGGCGGGTGGCCTACAATCTGCGCCCGGACGATACCGTCAGCATGGATCAGATGCAGGTCGCGCTGTATCGCGCGAATCCCAAGGCCTTCGGCGACGGGCGCATCACCGGACTGCTCGCGGGCGTGATGCTCGACGTGCCCAGCCTGTCGAGCATACGCGCGGTCGACGCCGCTGGCGCCAAGTCCATGCTGGACGCCGCTCGCCGCGGTGCGGTGCCGGCCGCACCGCCGGCGCCTCCGGTGGCGCCCACGCCGCAGCTGCGGTCGGTGACGCCGCTTGAGTCCGACCCCGAGCCCGAACTCCAGAAATTGCCCGAGCCGGAGGCGTCCAGGCCTGCGCCGGCCGTTTCGGGCGAAGCCACGGGCGATCGTCGGCCCGGCTCTGCTTTGGAGGAATTGCAGCGTCAGGGCGCGGCCCAGGACGAGGATCAGACGGACGCCCCACGAGACGATTCCTACGGCGCGACCGGCGCTGCTTCCGCCGTGCTCGATTCGGCCGACCCGGATACGGAGTCCACCGCGCCAGATGAACCGATGGTGGACGATGCGCCGCCAGCGCCGGTACGTTCCGCGCCGGTGATCGGGCGCGAAGGCAAGAAGCGCGGTTTGCCCTGGCTGTGGATCGGCCTGCTCGTCGTGGTTCTGGTATTGATCGCCTCGGTGCTGATGCTGCGGCGCCGCGAGGACAACGACGAAGCACCACCGGTGGCTGCGCCCGCCCCACGGCCGCCGGCGCCGCCGCGCGCGAGCACCCCGGCGATGCCGCCGGTCGCCGCCCCGGTGATCATCGCGCCACCCGGGGACCCGCAACCGTCCGAGGACGGTGCCGATACCGATCGCCTGGGGTCGCTGGAGGACAGCCTGCTGGCGTCGGCGGACGTAGCCACGCCGGGTGCCGACCGCGAATTGCCGTCGATCGAGGATTCGCTGTTCGAAGACGAGGGCTTCGACAAGACCGTACAGATGCCGGCGATGGATGCGGCTGCGGCGCGTCGCGACAGCAACGGGGTCGATTTCGACGTGACCTCGCAGTTTGAAGCCGAGACGATGCGTATCGATCTCGATTCCAACGACCCGCTGTCCGAGGCCGATTTTCATATCGCCTATGGGCTGTACGATGAAGCGGCGCTGCTGTTGCGGCAGGCCGCGGAGAACGCGCCGGAGCGGACCGACATCCGTGTGAAGCTTGCGGAAACGTATTTCGCCGCCAACAAGCCCGTGGAGTTTCTCGAAGTCACCGAAGGGCTGCGTGAAGAACTCGACGCCGCGCAATGGCAGAACATCGGCATCATGGGCCGGCAGCTCACGCCGGACGCGGCGATGTTCGCCGACGACGGGCAGGGCGATGCGAGCCTCCTCGATTCACCGGTGGATTTCGAACTCGAGGCCGCCCCGGAGACGCCGGATGCGCTCGCGCCGATGTCGATGGACCTCACCCTGGACGAAATCAGCTTCGACGAGGCTCAGGACGTCTCCGGGGCCAGCGCCGATATCGGCGTCGCAGCCGCTCCGGAGCGCGCGCGCCAGGAGTCTCTGGACGAGGCCGACAACGGAATGCTCGACTTCAGCCTGGAAGATTTCGAACTCGACGGTGAACAGGCCGAGCCGCCACCGATCGAAGTGGCCGAGCCGCTGAGCGCCGACTCCGACGCGGCTGCCGATGCGGAGCCGGCAGACAGGGATCCAAGCCTAGTGACGGAGCCGGCGCAGCTCGATACCCATGCGCTGGACTTCGACCTGTCGGATTTCGATCTGGATCCCGCCTCTTCGGAGACGTTGCCCGACGCACAGACCGCCTACCCGTCCTCGTCGCTCTCGTCCGCGCAATCGTTCTCCGATTTCGACTCGCAGTCTTCGGACTCGCCGCAGGAGCCGACCTTCCCCGAACTGGATCTGCAATCATTCGACGCACCGTCGGCGGACACGATGCCGGATGCCGAAGCGACGGAGGAATCGATCGAATCCTTCAGTGAATCGTTCG comes from Banduia mediterranea and encodes:
- a CDS encoding FimV/HubP family polar landmark protein; protein product: MRSVSFGGALLLALCSTSTWALGLGELEVRSRLNQPLEASIGILDAGADELESLQVRLASADVYSQAGLDRAEYLNAVQLAVVGSGGSSRIQLSSEELAREPVLNLYVEARWGEGRLLREYSVLLDPPESAMASPRPANALPPPIVAAAAPAPQSKPVAPRAPSNDEFFETADEASRRDSDPALLDRFGSSESQGAATAAAQMPKTGSVPVSAPSNAGALPARYGPIKHGETLWRVAYNLRPDDTVSMDQMQVALYRANPKAFGDGRITGLLAGVMLDVPSLSSIRAVDAAGAKSMLDAARRGAVPAAPPAPPVAPTPQLRSVTPLESDPEPELQKLPEPEASRPAPAVSGEATGDRRPGSALEELQRQGAAQDEDQTDAPRDDSYGATGAASAVLDSADPDTESTAPDEPMVDDAPPAPVRSAPVIGREGKKRGLPWLWIGLLVVVLVLIASVLMLRRREDNDEAPPVAAPAPRPPAPPRASTPAMPPVAAPVIIAPPGDPQPSEDGADTDRLGSLEDSLLASADVATPGADRELPSIEDSLFEDEGFDKTVQMPAMDAAAARRDSNGVDFDVTSQFEAETMRIDLDSNDPLSEADFHIAYGLYDEAALLLRQAAENAPERTDIRVKLAETYFAANKPVEFLEVTEGLREELDAAQWQNIGIMGRQLTPDAAMFADDGQGDASLLDSPVDFELEAAPETPDALAPMSMDLTLDEISFDEAQDVSGASADIGVAAAPERARQESLDEADNGMLDFSLEDFELDGEQAEPPPIEVAEPLSADSDAAADAEPADRDPSLVTEPAQLDTHALDFDLSDFDLDPASSETLPDAQTAYPSSSLSSAQSFSDFDSQSSDSPQEPTFPELDLQSFDAPSADTMPDAEATEESIESFSESFDAPIEPGFDAPLDSDIDPPDAAPAVGSTFESEPPLEDTGEFSIQEFDDIELDLDGGDEAATRLDLAKAYVDIGDADMARTLLQEVADLGSPEQQQQARDLLSRLA